The Aurantiacibacter gangjinensis genome includes a region encoding these proteins:
- the lnt gene encoding apolipoprotein N-acyltransferase, producing MRHAQPAFLNILTERPRLSALALGLLSATGFQPLGLWPVALVAMGLFGLIVADAPNWKSVLWRGWLFGWAHFTVSNNWIAKAFTFQAEMPEVLGWFAVPLLAIYLAVYPAIAAGFARAVVKSERGLAFALALGAGWIVTEWLRGWVFTGYAWNPFAMVLLGPFDRPGLAAMAPVMGTYAASGLAVFVSVAAMQMLRARQWFAGAIVAALLTIGMYLPPVAPREGTLAVTLVQPNIPQPDISDVTKFETNYARLAMQTRRAASQDGRRLVLWPESGMSDYLRDGYPQRFYARTTAMGSPSYARRRLGATIGEGSALLTGAIELEIGADETGRIRALAARNAVIALDHSGEILGGYSKAELVPYGEYLPMRSLLEPLGLSRLVPGAIDFWPGPGPQTLDLGEYGRASPQICYEIIFPGQVTYRADRPDFIYNPSSEGWFGSFGPPQFMAQARMRAIEEGLPVLRATTTGISAVIDARGVVRHYLGMYVAGRIDTVVPPAASATPFARFGNALSLFWAVLFLAAALVAMRRQPR from the coding sequence ATGAGGCACGCTCAGCCCGCATTCCTCAATATTCTCACCGAGCGCCCGCGGCTTTCCGCGCTGGCGCTCGGCCTGCTGTCGGCCACGGGCTTCCAGCCGCTCGGGCTGTGGCCGGTGGCGCTTGTCGCCATGGGCCTGTTCGGCCTGATCGTTGCAGATGCGCCGAACTGGAAAAGCGTTCTATGGCGCGGCTGGCTGTTCGGCTGGGCGCATTTCACAGTCTCGAACAATTGGATCGCCAAGGCGTTTACCTTCCAGGCGGAAATGCCCGAAGTGCTTGGCTGGTTCGCCGTGCCGCTGCTGGCGATATATCTCGCTGTCTATCCTGCCATTGCCGCCGGCTTTGCCCGTGCGGTCGTGAAAAGCGAACGTGGTTTGGCATTTGCACTGGCGCTGGGTGCTGGCTGGATCGTGACCGAATGGCTGCGCGGCTGGGTGTTTACCGGCTATGCGTGGAATCCGTTTGCGATGGTCTTGCTCGGCCCGTTCGACCGGCCCGGACTCGCTGCCATGGCGCCGGTCATGGGCACATACGCCGCATCGGGCCTCGCCGTTTTCGTGAGCGTTGCAGCCATGCAGATGCTGCGCGCGCGGCAATGGTTCGCGGGCGCGATTGTCGCCGCGCTTTTGACCATCGGCATGTACCTGCCGCCGGTCGCGCCGCGCGAGGGCACGCTGGCGGTCACGCTGGTCCAGCCCAACATCCCGCAGCCCGATATCAGCGATGTCACGAAATTCGAGACGAACTATGCGCGCCTCGCCATGCAAACGCGGCGCGCCGCCTCGCAGGACGGACGGCGCCTAGTGCTTTGGCCGGAAAGCGGAATGTCGGATTATTTGCGCGATGGTTATCCGCAGCGCTTCTACGCACGCACCACGGCCATGGGCAGCCCTAGCTATGCGCGCCGCCGGCTGGGCGCAACAATCGGTGAAGGCAGTGCGCTGCTGACGGGTGCCATCGAACTTGAAATCGGGGCAGACGAAACAGGCCGAATAAGGGCGTTGGCTGCGCGGAACGCGGTGATTGCGTTAGACCATAGCGGAGAAATACTCGGGGGCTATTCCAAGGCCGAGCTGGTCCCCTACGGTGAATATCTTCCCATGCGCAGCCTGCTGGAGCCGCTCGGCCTTTCGCGCCTCGTGCCCGGCGCCATCGATTTCTGGCCCGGCCCCGGTCCGCAAACGCTCGATCTCGGCGAGTATGGCAGGGCGAGCCCGCAAATCTGTTATGAGATCATTTTCCCCGGCCAGGTGACCTATCGCGCCGACCGGCCGGACTTCATCTATAACCCGTCCAGCGAAGGCTGGTTCGGCAGTTTCGGCCCGCCGCAATTTATGGCGCAGGCGCGGATGCGCGCGATCGAGGAAGGGCTGCCAGTGCTACGCGCCACCACCACCGGCATCAGCGCGGTGATCGACGCGCGCGGCGTGGTGCGCCATTATCTCGGCATGTATGTCGCGGGCCGCATCGACACCGTGGTTCCGCCCGCCGCATCTGCCACGCCTTTCGCCCGATTCGGCAATGCACTGTCGCTTTTCTGGGCAGTGCTTTTCCTTGCCGCTGCTCTGGTTGCCATGCGGAGGCAGCCCCGTTAG
- the metK gene encoding methionine adenosyltransferase, protein MRQSFLFTSESVSEGHPDKVSDQISDAIVDLFLSKDSEARVACETLTTTQRVVLAGEIRGQGIMDTDGNWAEGVEQEIEDTVRGVVKDIGYAQDGFHWESLTFENHLHGQSAHIAQGVDASGNKDEGAGDQGIMFGFACDETPDLMPAPIDYSHKILERLAADRKSGHAAFLEPDSKSQVTLRYENGKPVACTAVVVSTQHAEGYDEGEKEEELHAYVKAVVADILPDGFVTEDTVWHINPTGSFVIGGPDGDAGLTGRKIIVDTYGGAAPHGGGAFSGKDPTKVDRSAAYITRHLAKNVVAAGLATRCTIQIAYAIGVSEPLSLYVDTHGTGTADDAAIEDAIRGMDKLGGLTPRGIRTYLGLNKPIYRQSAAYGHFGRTADGDLFPWERTDLASDLKAALG, encoded by the coding sequence ATGCGCCAATCATTTCTGTTCACGTCCGAAAGCGTTTCCGAAGGTCATCCGGACAAGGTGTCCGACCAAATTTCCGATGCCATCGTCGACCTGTTTCTTTCCAAGGACTCGGAGGCGCGGGTCGCCTGTGAAACGCTTACCACGACGCAGCGCGTGGTGCTGGCGGGTGAAATTCGCGGGCAAGGCATCATGGATACGGATGGCAACTGGGCCGAAGGCGTGGAGCAAGAAATCGAGGACACCGTGCGCGGCGTGGTGAAGGATATCGGCTATGCGCAAGACGGTTTCCACTGGGAATCGCTGACCTTCGAAAACCACCTTCACGGTCAGAGCGCGCATATCGCGCAAGGCGTGGATGCGAGCGGCAACAAGGATGAAGGCGCGGGCGATCAGGGCATCATGTTCGGCTTTGCCTGCGACGAGACGCCCGACCTGATGCCCGCGCCCATCGATTACAGCCACAAGATCCTGGAGCGGCTCGCCGCCGACCGCAAGAGCGGCCACGCCGCCTTTCTGGAGCCGGACAGCAAGAGCCAGGTGACGCTGCGCTATGAGAACGGCAAGCCGGTCGCCTGTACCGCTGTGGTCGTCTCCACCCAGCACGCCGAAGGCTACGACGAAGGCGAGAAGGAAGAAGAACTGCACGCCTATGTGAAGGCGGTTGTGGCCGATATCCTGCCCGACGGTTTCGTGACCGAGGACACGGTCTGGCACATCAACCCGACCGGCAGCTTCGTGATTGGCGGACCCGATGGCGATGCCGGCCTGACGGGCCGGAAGATCATCGTCGATACCTATGGCGGTGCGGCCCCGCATGGTGGCGGCGCCTTCAGCGGCAAGGACCCCACCAAGGTGGATCGCAGCGCGGCCTATATTACGCGCCATCTCGCCAAGAACGTGGTTGCCGCCGGGCTCGCCACGCGCTGCACCATCCAGATCGCTTATGCCATCGGCGTGTCGGAGCCGCTCTCGCTCTATGTCGATACTCATGGCACCGGCACGGCGGACGACGCCGCGATCGAGGATGCCATTCGCGGTATGGACAAGCTGGGCGGTCTGACGCCTCGCGGCATCCGCACCTATCTGGGACTCAACAAGCCGATCTATCGCCAGAGCGCGGCCTATGGCCATTTCGGCCGGACGGCGGATGGCGACCTCTTCCCTTGGGAACGGACCGATCTCGCTTCCGATCTGAAAGCGGCATTGGGCTGA
- a CDS encoding DUF418 domain-containing protein, with product MSFTAPSPPFDHRRIIALDALRGAAVGGIALMNIYVYALPSPAYFNPLAAGYEGVADIAVWATSFVFVDNKFRTLFAMLFGLGCAILFERDDNNPLLRHYARMAVLFLFGLAHAILLANNDILRLYAVCGLLLPFVFDLGVRQLWLCTGALMAAHVGMGTVGALGWFAGGFGATADTLALANAVFGTDPETIASLDQRNVESFSERIERRADGALEALLVLSSSLVLNLSAMLAGIALWRGGLLKGEWDAARTRRLALVTASIAIPALSAFAWLNIATNFHPGLVGGVALFWSAPFDLLLGIAYAALAMLAFARGGWLTRRLTAAGRLSLTNYVATSLIFALLFYSWGAGLYRAFSRVELFALAFLPMALMLVWSPLWLGFFRQGPLEWLWRSLSAVRPKPFLR from the coding sequence ATGAGTTTCACCGCTCCGTCGCCGCCATTCGACCATAGGCGTATCATCGCGCTCGATGCCCTTCGCGGCGCTGCCGTGGGCGGCATCGCGCTAATGAACATCTACGTCTATGCGCTGCCCTCGCCCGCCTATTTCAACCCGCTGGCCGCCGGGTATGAGGGTGTGGCCGACATCGCGGTATGGGCGACGAGCTTTGTCTTCGTCGACAACAAGTTTCGCACTCTGTTCGCCATGCTCTTCGGCCTAGGCTGCGCAATCCTGTTCGAGCGCGACGATAATAATCCGCTGCTGCGCCACTATGCGCGCATGGCAGTGTTGTTTTTGTTCGGGCTCGCCCATGCGATCCTGTTAGCGAATAACGACATTCTGCGGCTCTACGCTGTCTGCGGTCTTCTCCTTCCTTTCGTCTTCGATCTTGGCGTGAGGCAGCTATGGCTGTGCACCGGAGCGCTGATGGCAGCGCATGTCGGCATGGGCACTGTCGGCGCGCTCGGCTGGTTTGCCGGAGGATTCGGCGCGACGGCGGACACGCTGGCCCTCGCCAATGCCGTGTTCGGTACCGATCCTGAAACGATTGCCTCGCTCGATCAGCGCAATGTGGAGAGCTTTAGCGAACGTATCGAACGGCGCGCGGACGGCGCGCTGGAGGCGCTTCTGGTTCTCTCTTCCTCGCTTGTCTTGAACCTGTCGGCCATGCTCGCGGGCATCGCGCTGTGGCGCGGCGGATTGCTGAAGGGCGAGTGGGACGCTGCGCGCACGCGGCGCCTGGCCCTGGTCACAGCGTCTATCGCCATTCCGGCGCTAAGCGCTTTCGCATGGTTGAACATCGCTACGAACTTCCACCCCGGACTGGTCGGCGGAGTCGCGCTGTTCTGGTCCGCGCCTTTCGACCTGTTGCTCGGTATCGCGTATGCCGCGCTTGCCATGCTGGCTTTTGCCAGAGGCGGATGGCTAACGCGGCGGCTGACGGCGGCGGGGCGGCTGTCGCTCACCAATTATGTGGCGACGAGCCTTATATTCGCGCTGCTGTTCTACAGCTGGGGGGCCGGTCTGTATCGCGCGTTTAGCCGGGTAGAATTGTTCGCGCTGGCATTCCTGCCGATGGCATTGATGCTGGTCTGGTCACCGCTTTGGCTGGGATTCTTCCGGCAGGGGCCGCTCGAATGGCTCTGGCGCAGCCTTTCCGCTGTCAGGCCGAAGCCGTTTTTGCGCTAG